The Phormidium yuhuli AB48 DNA window CGACTTCCTCAAGCCTCCGAGAGGGGCAGCGAACCTAGCCCTGACCCCCCTCCGGCTCCTAGTAGCTCCCCGTCCGCCTTACCCCTACTCCCGGGTCGCCAAGCCCCCCAGAGCCGCCTGGATCTCAAAGAGATCCTAGACCCTCTCCTCAGTTCCGCCAGCACCTTAGCCCAAGAGCGTCACTTAGACCTGACAGTGTACTTCAGCGATACCCTCCCGGTCATCCAAGGAGATCGCCGCTCCCTCATCGAAGCGGCGGGTAACTTAATTGATAATGCTCTCAAATACACCCCAGCCGGGGGCGAGATTGCCGTTGATGTCCGCCCCTCAGTCCAACCTGAGTTGGGGGATGGGGTCGCCATGACCATTAGTGATAGTGGTGTGGGGATTCCTCCCGAGGACCAAGCTAACCTGTTTCAGCGGCGTTACCGAGGGGTCCAAGCAGCGGGGGAGATTCCCGGGACTGGCTTGGGGTTGGCGATCGCCCGCGATTTGGTGCGCCAGATGGGAGGCGATATCTGGGTCACCAGCCCCCCCCAACATCCCGATCAGCAGTTTCAGAGCGATCGCGGCAGTAGTTTCGTCCTCTGGCTCCCTCAAGCCAACTCAGAGGGGCCGTTAGAAACTCCCTAACCTAACCATTGGCTTCACGAATCCGGGAACTGAGAAAACGATTCATCCATTGTTCCAGATAGGCTCGATTCTCCCCTTGCTGTTGCGGATCGGTTGTGGTCAAGGGATGGGGGGCTAAGCCTTGAATGGCCGCCGTCGTGACACAGAACATCGATTTCTGGAAGGTGACACAAATTTGCACTCGAAGATCATCCTCTTGACGAATGCTGCGCCGATACACCTCATGGAGATAGTCCGGCAGGAAATGGCGCATATCCTGCATTAACTGGGTCGGAGGAATCCCGGCCCCACCAATGGGTAAGGGGTCGGCATAGAGGGCACCATAGGTAAAATCCCCCTGCTCATCGGGAATCTGGAAAGCTTGGGCATTATAGGAGACGGTTCCGGGGAAGGGAGTGCCCCGAAAGAAAATCGCTTCCACATAGGGAACCGCCGTGTCCATAAGAAAGGTTAACCCCAGAGACTTAGGCATCAGGTCATAGGATTGCCCTTTAATCTCCACCGAGTAGGTAATGGGACGACTGGCATCTGCCACTAAGCCGTCCAGGATATGTTTCACCACATCGGGAATCGAGCGAATCTCTTTAGCATCATAGCGATCGCTCAACTCCAGAAAGATATCACTCATCACCCGCCAGAACTGGCCCAGGGCGCTGTAGTAGCAGGACATCCGCACTTGTTCGGGCAAGAAATCGGGGAAGAGTCGATGCAGAAGCGACAGGAGGGGATTCTGACGAACTTTTGCCTGAATCGCGGCCTCGGCCGCCTTAGCAAACTCATCACTGTCGAGATAGGTATCGACCCCATTGCCCCCATGCCAGAGCATCGAGCGCATACAGTATTCGGCATACTCGTAGTTAATGCGATCGTGCCACCAGAAGCGCAACAGTTTCGAGAGGCTCACCTCCCCGTTGAAGTATTTGAAGAAGGGAAACAGCATTAAAAACTGTTCCTGGGCAATATAAATCAGATTATTGGAGTAAGCATCTAGCACTACTCCATAGCTTTTGAGAATACCCACCACTTCCAGGACATTCTCCGGGGTGTCCTTGAGTAATGCCTGTCCCTGTTCCAGGCGGTGGATATACTCGGCCAGGGGATGCTGAGACGGAGCGAGAGGAGTACTAACCATGAAATCAGCCGTTAACAGTTGACAGTTGACAGTCGGCCACAACTGGACCGTCTTGCACTAGGGATTTGCGGAGGGAAACGATGGTGCGTCTACCGCCGAGGAGAGTTGGGCCACGGCCACTGGGGGAACCAGTCGTGCTGCATCCGTATCACTCCAGCGGACTAACCAGTTCGGTTGTAAGCCAAACACCACTAGTAAGACCGTCAGGACTAAGGCGGGGATGCGATCGCCCCATTGCACGGGGGGTAAGTTCATAACCACATCCGAGAGACGACCAAAGAAGACTCGGTTCACCATCAACAGGAAATAGACCGCCGTTAGACCAGTTCCCACCAAACACAGAAGGGTCGCCACGGGGAACACGGGGAAACTCCCCCGAAAGACGAGAAATTCTGAGACAAATCCCACCATTCCTGGGATACCCGAACTCGCCATCACACCGACAATCATCAAACTGCCGATAATGGGCAAACCTCGTTCCGGGTTGAGTAAGCCACAGAGTTTATCAATATCCCGGGTGCCGGTTTTCTTGCCCACAACCCCCACCAGGAGAAATAACATGGCCGAAATCAGACCATGACTGACGGATTGGGCAATCGCCGCCAACAGACTTAAGTGAGTTCCGGCGGCGGCGGCTAGGAGGATGTAGCCCATGTGAGCGATGGAGGAATAGGCTACCATCTTCTTCATATCCTGCTGAGCAATTGCCGTTAGGGCCCCATAGAGAACACTAATCACCGCAAAAATGACGAGGACTGGAGCCGCCACAGACCAGGCTTCTGGCAACATTCCCACGCAGAAACGCAACAGGCCATAGGTTCCTAATTTCAATAAGACCCCAGCTAAGAGAACCGAGACTGAGGTTGAAGCTTCCACGTGGGCATCGGGGAGCCAGGTATGGAAGGGAAAAATGGGAATTTTGATGGCAAAGCCGATGAATAAGCCGGTCAGCAAAATCAGTTGACTGGCTAGGGGTAAGGTTCCTGGGGCTAGGACCCTATAGTCAAAGCTGGAGGCCCCGGTGAGCCAGACTAATCCTAAAAATGCGGCCAGGATGAAAATTCCTGAGGTGGCGGTATAGAGGAGAAATTTGGTGGCGGCATAGTTGCGCCGGGCCCCGCCCCAAATAGCAATGAGGAGATAGAGGGGGATGAGTTCCAGTTCGTAGAAGATGAAGAACAGGAGCAAATCCTGGGACAGGAAGGCGCCGGTGACGCTGAGGTTCAGGACTAACATTAGGGAGTAGTAGAGGCGAGGCCGTTCCAGTTTGTCAGGGCTACTGAGAATGGCAATCAGCGTCAGGAGCTGGTTTAGGATAATTAGGGGCAGTGAGATGCCATCAACTCCGAGATGGTAACTAAGCCCAAGCCAGTCGACCCAGGGCAGTTGTTCGGTGAACTGCATCCCTCCCACGTGGGGGTCAAAGTTGACCACTAGACTCAGGCTTAAGCCTAAGAGAGCTGTCAACACCACAACACTAATGCTACGAAAGCGGGATGAGGGTAAGGATTGGGGCAGCAAACAGGTCATCATTGCCGCAATCAGGGGAATCAGGAGTAATGCACTCAACATGCGTAGTTCTTAAAAGTTGGAAGTTTAAAGCACAATCAATTCAGGAGGCTCACTGGGGAATTGGGGACAGATTAAAACCCCCATAGGGCCAGGAATACGAGGATTCCTGTGGCGGCTAAAATGGTCAAGACATAGGATTGGGATTGACCCGAAATACTATATTTGAGAGCTTGACCGCTAAAAATGGCCACCCAACCCACCAGGTTGACGGCACCATCGACGATATAGCGATCGAAGGCGGAGGCGAGACGAGAAAACCCTGAGACAAAGGCGACAACGGTGACTCGGTAAACCCGATCAATATAGAAGTCGTAGGCCAGCAAATCTTGCCAGAAGCGCACCGACAACTTCTGAGAGCGAGCATTGGTGCGTTCTAGGGGGATAATGCTGCCCACTATGATTCCTGCAAGCCCGCTCACCACCAGTAAGGGGTTACCAAATTGAATAAGGGGATTGTTAGAAAATGCCCAGGGGCCATCCCAGGTCAGCAACAACTGCCAATGTTGCAGCATTAGGGGAACTAGGAGGGTGACAATAATTAGGGACACCATGGGAACTGCCATAGTCCAAGGGGCCTCGGGACTGCGGCGACTTTTGGCTTGATGCTCTCCGAGGAAAACGCAGCGGAAGACTCGGGTGAGACTGACGGCATTTAAGAAGTTAACGAGCACGAGGATTAATACCAATCCCGGAGACACTTCCTGAAAGCCATTCACCCAACGGCGAAAGGTCCAAAACGTCCCTAGGGGCAGGATGGAGACTAACCCCGCTCCACCCACAACAAACGCGGTGGTGGTGGCAGGCATTCGTGACCAAAGACCCCCCATTTCTGTGATGTTTTGACTGTTGGTGGCTAGGATGATGGAGCCGACGCTAGAGAAGATTAGGGCTTTGGCGATCGCATGGGTGAGCAGGAGCAGTAAGGCGATATCGACTTGTCCTAACCCCACGGCGATGAAGACTAATCCCATATAGGCACTGGTGGAATGGGATAGGGCCCGCTTCAGGTCGATTTGAGCCAGGCACATGAGGGAGCCCCCAATGGCGGTGATGGTCCCGATGATAATTAGGGCATCATAAACGACGGGGGAGAGGGTGAAGACCGGTTGCAGACGAATCAGGACATAGGCCCCGGCGGAGACCACAACTGAATTCCGCATAATTGAGGCGGGGCTGGGGCCTTCCATGGCTTCATCAAGCCAGAGGTTCAGGGGAAATTGGGCACATTTACCGATGGGACCGGCGATGAGTCCTAACCCGAGCCAGGTGGCGGTCCAGAAGGGTAAGGGGTTGGTTTCGGCCCAGGCTTCAAGTTCACTGAAGGTTAGGCCGGTTCCATAGCTCGATAGGGCCACTAACCCCATGAGGAGTAGAATGTCTCCGACCCGTTTGGTGAGGAAGGCATCGCGAGCGGCGGTGACCACGAGAGGCTGTGCATACCAAAAGCCCACCAGGAGATAGGTGGACAGGGTGAGCATTTCCAGGAGACCGTAACTTAGAAGCAGGGAGTCGCTGAGGGCGATGCCGCTCAGGGCCGCTTCAAAGAACCCCATTAACCCGAAGAAGCGGGCTAGGGACCAGTCTTTTTCCATGTAGCCTAGGGCATACAGTTGAGACATGAGACTGATACCGGTGACCAGTCCCATGGCCCCAAGACTGAGGGGGGAGATTTCGATGGCAAGAGATAAGTCTAAATTGGCGGCGTTGAGCCAGGAAAATACCAGTTGCTGGGGGGGTTGCCCCCAACTTTGGACGTAGGCGGCAGACCCGTGAAGAAAGGCCACCGAGGTCATTAGTAGATTGAGATACGCTGCTGGACGAGGGCCGCTGCGTCGAACCATGCCTACGGACCAAGGGAGACTGAGGACGGCGCCTATAAGTCCGTATAAGGGCACGAACCAACAGGTCTGTAGGAGAAAACCACTCATTTTATCGGGAGTTTTAGTGCGTCTGAGAACATTTTCAAAGCTCAGCTGAGTGCCAAAGCCGATCCGTTACCGGAGGCTTGGTGAAGGCCGGATCGGTGAACCGTTGTCCTTGGCTTTGGCACAAGGTCGAATTTTAAGCAATACAGCAATTATACGGCAGTACGTCCGTGATCCCCCCATTGGATCTCGTGGCGGAGGGGGGCTTGGGGGGGCGATCGCTTCAGTTAACTTTTATTAAACTATCCGATTTGCAAATATCATCTTGCTTTATATTGTCAAAGGAGCCAAAGTTTCCTACTCTTTGTATTGGGATTGAATAATTTAGCCTTCCCCGTCAAAATTTTGCTGGACTGAAATTTCTGGCAAGCCCAGGGGTCAACCCCGTAGGCAGAGGAGCCAACAGTCATGTCGGAAGACATGGGCCTGCGCGGTTTGATCTGGAACTATCCTGGCAGCCAGAGGGTTTGTCGAGCCGAGTTTTGGCACGTTCACTGGGGGTCGCCGAGTGCGATCGCCCACTAGCTTGCAGTTCAAACGCATCAAGCGTATTTTTTCAAGGAGCGATACTCGTCATGTCAATTGCGGTAGGAATGGTTGAAACCCTGGGGTTCCCGGCAGTGGTGGAGGCCGCTGACTCGATGGTAAAAGCCGCTCGGGTGACCCTGGTCGGTTATGAAAAAATTGGATCTGGTCGGGTGACCGTTATTGTCCGGGGCGATGTCTCGGAAGTCCAAGCGTCAGTGTCCGCCGGAATTGACGCTGCCAACCGAGTCAATGGTGGACAGGTGCTGTCAACGCACATCATTGCCCGGCCTCACGAAAACTTGGAGTACGTTCTCCCGATTCGCTACACCGAGGAAGTCGATCAGTTCCGAACCTACTAATCGAACGCTAGCTCAGGACGTTGGTGGGCGATCGCAGGCGATCGCCTAAAGAGGGAATCCTTCGGTAGCGGGTCTGAGTTGGGATGATGCTTTATTTCAGGAGTTAGAGAAAACAATGTCAATTGCTGTAGGAATGATTGAAACCCTCGGGTTTCCGGCGGTGGTGGAAGCTGCTGATGCGATGGTGAAGGCCGCTCGGGTGACCTTGGTCGGCTATGAGAAAATTGGCTCGGGTCGCGTGACGGTGATTGTCCGGGGTGATGTCTCTGAGGTGCAGGCCTCCATCGCGGCAGGGACCGATAATGTGAAACGAGTCAATGGGGGTGAAGTCCTCTCGACCCATATTATTGCTCGTCCTCACGAGAACCTGGAGTATGTTTTACCGATTCGTTACACCGAAGCTGTGGAACAATTCCGTGAGAGCATTGGTTCGCCTCGCTCGATTAGCCGCTAAGCCTGAGAGATAATGCAAATTGCCAGAGTCTGCGGAACCGTCGTCAGCACCCAAAAGTTAGAGAAGATGAGGGGGTTAAAACTCCTGGTCTTACAACTGGTGGATGCTGAAGGAGAGCTGCTTCCTGACTATGAGGTCGCTGCTGACCTTGTGGGTGCTGGAGTGGGAGAGTGGGTTCTGTTCAGTCGGGGGAGTGCGGCTCGGGTTGAACCCGGTCGTGAATTGTCTCCGATTGATGCGCTGACCGTCGGCATTATCGACACGGTAAGTTTAGAAAACCGACAGGTTTATAACAAAAAAGATCGTTACTAATCGTGAACGGGTCGCTGCCTAGGAACTAAAGTTTTTAGCCATTTTTACCCAAGGTCTGTTTTGGCTGTGTCCGAACAGGGTTGGGGCCATTGAGTTGATTGAGGATCAAAATTCGTTATGGTTGTCCGCAAGCGCGCGGCTCCATCCCCCCAGCGGGAGCTTGCCGAACCTAAGATACATCACACGGCCTATGTGCATTCGTTTGCTAATGTCATCGGCGACGTCACCGTCGGCGAGGAAGCAACGATCGCACCGGGAACCTCGGTTCGCGCTGACGCGGAGTCGCCGTTTTATATCGGCGATCACGCGAATATTCAGAATGGAGTCATCATTCAAGGGCTTAACGGTGCAACGGTTGTGGGCGATCGCCAGCGTGAATACGCGGTGTGGATCGGTCGCAACAGTTGTATTGCCCATTTAGCCTTGGTCCATGGTCCGGCCTACATTGGAGACGATTGTTTCATCGGCTTTCGTTCGACGGTGTTTAACGCTCGGGTGGGTCAAGGGTCGGTGGTGATGATGCACACCTTGATCCAGGATGTTGAGATTCCTCCTGGGAAGTATGTGGCATCAGGATCTGTCATTACCACCCAAGCCGAGGCGGATCGGCTGCCCGATGTACGACCAGTAGATCGGGACTTCGCACAGTATTTGCTTGAGGCTAGTGTCGCTTTGCAGCGAGGGGTCTCCTCGTCCTCAAACCCAGAGGGTGAGTCTTCTGCACGACAGTCAGCCACTCGGGCAAATGGTAACGGTGACGGCAAGGACATCGCTGTATCTGAGGATACGTCAGTAGGGAGTATGAGTTTAACTAATGAAGTGACCGGGCAAGTGAAACGCTTGCTCCAACAGGGCTACAAAATCGGCATTGAACACGCCAACCCCCGCCGATTTAAAACGAAGTCTTGGCTAACGGCTGGGACCTTATCTAACACCCGCGCCGATTCGGCTCTCCGGGAAATCGAAACGGTCTTGAGAGAGTATGAAGGGGAATATGTGCGTCTGATCGCCATTGACCCGGATGCGAAACGGCGTGTTACGGAGATGATTGTTCAGCGTCCCGGAGAAACCCCAAGTCTTGGCGGGGGTAGCTCCTCCGGGACGTCGTCGTATCGAGCGAGTCGCGGCAATGGTGCCGGTTCAGCGTCGGCGGCAACTGGGGCCAGCTTGGATGCGAGTGCGGCGGATCAGGTGCGATCGCTCCTGCAATCGGGCTATCAGATTGGGGTGGAACGGGCCTCGGCTCGCCGCTTCAAAACGAAGTCTTGGTTGACGGTGGGAACGTTATCGAGTTCTCCCCAGGCGGCTATCTCGGAACTGAATCAGATTTTGGCTGAGGCCGCTGGGGATTATGTCCAACTGATTGGGATTGACCCCGCTGCGAAACGCCGGGTGGTTGAAGCCATTGTGCAACGGCCTGATGGCGTGACCCCCCCGAGTAAAGGGACGGTGGAGAAAGTTGCTGCTGTGACCAGTCAGGGAGCAACGGCTCGCTCAACCTCGGGCCAGGGGTCTTTGGATGGCGAAACGGTGGAATTGGTGCGATCGCTGCTGTCTCAGGGCTATCGTATTGGTACGGAACACGCCACCCCACGCCGCTTCAAAACCCAATCCTGGAAAACCTGCGCCCCCATTGAGTCGAAACAGTTGAATCAGGTTCTCAACCAACTTGAGGCTTGTGTCGCTGATCATGCGGGTGAGTATGTGCAACTAATTGGTATTGACCCTGAGGCTAAACGTCGCGTCAGTGAGACAATTATTCAGCGTCCGGGGTCTCAGAGCAATGGTCACGCGCGGGCGACCAATGGCCGTAAAGGCTTTGGAGCGAGTGCGAGTCAGTATCAGGCTCAGAAAAATGGGAACAGTCGCGCGGTCACCAGTAGCCAACTGGAGCAGGATACCCTCGACCAAGTGCGATCGCTGTTGGCCCAGGGGTATCGCATCGGGACTGAGCACGCGACAGCGCGCCGCTTCAAAACCCAATCCTGGAAAAGCTGTTCCCCCATTGACAGTTCTCAAATGACGGACGTGGTTCCAGCTCTTGAGGCTTGCATGAAGGAACATAGCGGTGAATATGTGCGTTTGATTGGCATTGACCCCAACGCCAAACGCCGTGTTCTGGAAACTGTGATTCAACGCCCGTAAGGGATAGGGCAGATCACATGAGGAGCAAAATGGCAGGATAACTACCGATTGCCATGGGGCCAACTCGTTAACACTGCCATTTCTTCTCATTCCGTGAACTGATTAGGGACACTGGTTCACATTCCCTGGACCGGTTCCCTACGTTTGATAACCCGTGAGAACCCAATGCAACCGCTACCGATATCCCCCCTAGAGCGCGAGGATGTCTTCGTCAGTGGAGACGTTACCATTCATGCCAACGCGGCGATCGCTCCAGGAGTTGTTCTACAAGCGGGGCCCAATGAGCGCATCATCATTGCAGATGGGGTTTGTTTGGGGTTAGGTGTTGTAATTCATGCTCATCAAGGCAATATTTGTGTTAAGGCTGGAGCCAATTTAGGGGCTGGAGTCTTAATTGTTGGAGCTTGTACGGTTGGCCCTTACGCCAGTATTGGAGCCGCCTCGACGATTATTAATCAGGATATTGCGCCCGATGATGTGGTCCCAGCCGGGACAGTCCTGGGCGATCGCAGTCGTCCTCAGGAAGCAGTCCCCCCCGAGGTGTCTAACCCAGCTCCCCCCCAGTCCGAGATGCCTTCTCCCTGGGATGCCGAATCCTCTGAAACCTCGGTCCATCAAGAAGACCAGCAGCCAACCCCTCCCCAAGCTGACTCAGGAACTCCACCCGAGACCTCTG harbors:
- a CDS encoding CO2 hydration protein translates to MVSTPLAPSQHPLAEYIHRLEQGQALLKDTPENVLEVVGILKSYGVVLDAYSNNLIYIAQEQFLMLFPFFKYFNGEVSLSKLLRFWWHDRINYEYAEYCMRSMLWHGGNGVDTYLDSDEFAKAAEAAIQAKVRQNPLLSLLHRLFPDFLPEQVRMSCYYSALGQFWRVMSDIFLELSDRYDAKEIRSIPDVVKHILDGLVADASRPITYSVEIKGQSYDLMPKSLGLTFLMDTAVPYVEAIFFRGTPFPGTVSYNAQAFQIPDEQGDFTYGALYADPLPIGGAGIPPTQLMQDMRHFLPDYLHEVYRRSIRQEDDLRVQICVTFQKSMFCVTTAAIQGLAPHPLTTTDPQQQGENRAYLEQWMNRFLSSRIREANG
- a CDS encoding ribulose bisphosphate carboxylase small subunit → MVVRKRAAPSPQRELAEPKIHHTAYVHSFANVIGDVTVGEEATIAPGTSVRADAESPFYIGDHANIQNGVIIQGLNGATVVGDRQREYAVWIGRNSCIAHLALVHGPAYIGDDCFIGFRSTVFNARVGQGSVVMMHTLIQDVEIPPGKYVASGSVITTQAEADRLPDVRPVDRDFAQYLLEASVALQRGVSSSSNPEGESSARQSATRANGNGDGKDIAVSEDTSVGSMSLTNEVTGQVKRLLQQGYKIGIEHANPRRFKTKSWLTAGTLSNTRADSALREIETVLREYEGEYVRLIAIDPDAKRRVTEMIVQRPGETPSLGGGSSSGTSSYRASRGNGAGSASAATGASLDASAADQVRSLLQSGYQIGVERASARRFKTKSWLTVGTLSSSPQAAISELNQILAEAAGDYVQLIGIDPAAKRRVVEAIVQRPDGVTPPSKGTVEKVAAVTSQGATARSTSGQGSLDGETVELVRSLLSQGYRIGTEHATPRRFKTQSWKTCAPIESKQLNQVLNQLEACVADHAGEYVQLIGIDPEAKRRVSETIIQRPGSQSNGHARATNGRKGFGASASQYQAQKNGNSRAVTSSQLEQDTLDQVRSLLAQGYRIGTEHATARRFKTQSWKSCSPIDSSQMTDVVPALEACMKEHSGEYVRLIGIDPNAKRRVLETVIQRP
- a CDS encoding carbon dioxide-concentrating mechanism protein CcmK — encoded protein: MSIAVGMIETLGFPAVVEAADAMVKAARVTLVGYEKIGSGRVTVIVRGDVSEVQASIAAGTDNVKRVNGGEVLSTHIIARPHENLEYVLPIRYTEAVEQFRESIGSPRSISR
- a CDS encoding NAD(P)H-quinone oxidoreductase subunit F translates to MSGFLLQTCWFVPLYGLIGAVLSLPWSVGMVRRSGPRPAAYLNLLMTSVAFLHGSAAYVQSWGQPPQQLVFSWLNAANLDLSLAIEISPLSLGAMGLVTGISLMSQLYALGYMEKDWSLARFFGLMGFFEAALSGIALSDSLLLSYGLLEMLTLSTYLLVGFWYAQPLVVTAARDAFLTKRVGDILLLMGLVALSSYGTGLTFSELEAWAETNPLPFWTATWLGLGLIAGPIGKCAQFPLNLWLDEAMEGPSPASIMRNSVVVSAGAYVLIRLQPVFTLSPVVYDALIIIGTITAIGGSLMCLAQIDLKRALSHSTSAYMGLVFIAVGLGQVDIALLLLLTHAIAKALIFSSVGSIILATNSQNITEMGGLWSRMPATTTAFVVGGAGLVSILPLGTFWTFRRWVNGFQEVSPGLVLILVLVNFLNAVSLTRVFRCVFLGEHQAKSRRSPEAPWTMAVPMVSLIIVTLLVPLMLQHWQLLLTWDGPWAFSNNPLIQFGNPLLVVSGLAGIIVGSIIPLERTNARSQKLSVRFWQDLLAYDFYIDRVYRVTVVAFVSGFSRLASAFDRYIVDGAVNLVGWVAIFSGQALKYSISGQSQSYVLTILAATGILVFLALWGF
- a CDS encoding NADH-quinone oxidoreductase subunit M encodes the protein MLSALLLIPLIAAMMTCLLPQSLPSSRFRSISVVVLTALLGLSLSLVVNFDPHVGGMQFTEQLPWVDWLGLSYHLGVDGISLPLIILNQLLTLIAILSSPDKLERPRLYYSLMLVLNLSVTGAFLSQDLLLFFIFYELELIPLYLLIAIWGGARRNYAATKFLLYTATSGIFILAAFLGLVWLTGASSFDYRVLAPGTLPLASQLILLTGLFIGFAIKIPIFPFHTWLPDAHVEASTSVSVLLAGVLLKLGTYGLLRFCVGMLPEAWSVAAPVLVIFAVISVLYGALTAIAQQDMKKMVAYSSIAHMGYILLAAAAGTHLSLLAAIAQSVSHGLISAMLFLLVGVVGKKTGTRDIDKLCGLLNPERGLPIIGSLMIVGVMASSGIPGMVGFVSEFLVFRGSFPVFPVATLLCLVGTGLTAVYFLLMVNRVFFGRLSDVVMNLPPVQWGDRIPALVLTVLLVVFGLQPNWLVRWSDTDAARLVPPVAVAQLSSAVDAPSFPSANP
- a CDS encoding carbon dioxide-concentrating mechanism protein CcmK, with the protein product MSIAVGMVETLGFPAVVEAADSMVKAARVTLVGYEKIGSGRVTVIVRGDVSEVQASVSAGIDAANRVNGGQVLSTHIIARPHENLEYVLPIRYTEEVDQFRTY
- a CDS encoding EutN/CcmL family microcompartment protein, with protein sequence MQIARVCGTVVSTQKLEKMRGLKLLVLQLVDAEGELLPDYEVAADLVGAGVGEWVLFSRGSAARVEPGRELSPIDALTVGIIDTVSLENRQVYNKKDRY